In Sus scrofa isolate TJ Tabasco breed Duroc chromosome 11, Sscrofa11.1, whole genome shotgun sequence, the following proteins share a genomic window:
- the LOC110255823 gene encoding uncharacterized protein LOC110255823 — MGQTVTTPLSLTLNHWTEVKSRAHNLSVQVKKGPWQTFCVSEWPTFDVGWPSEGTFNSEIILAVKAIIFQTGPGSHPNQEPYILTWQDLAEDPPPWVKPWLNKPRKPGPRILALGEKNKHSAEKVKPSPHIYPEIEEPPAWPEPQSVPPPLYPAQGAARGPSDPPGAPAVEGPAAGTRAGGAPPRSGQTRSRHYRCACTALPYRGANCSPSSIGPFLLQISIIGKLTIPLSRRIPNASRR, encoded by the coding sequence atgGGACAGACGGTGACGACCCCTCTTAGTTTGACTCTCAACCATTGGACTGAAGTTAAATCCAGGGCTCATAATTTGTCAGTTCAGGTTAAGAAGGGACCTTGGCAgactttctgtgtctctgaatgGCCGACATTCGATGTTGGATGGCCATCAGAGGGGACCTTTAATTCTGAGATTATCCTGGCtgttaaagcaattatttttcagactggACCCGGCTCTCATCCCAATCAGGAGCCCTATATCCTTACGTGGCAAGATTTGGCAGAGGATCCTCCGCCATGGGTTAAACCATGGCTGAATAAGCCAAGAAAGCCAGGTCCCCGAATTCtggctcttggagagaaaaacaaacactcggCTGAAAAAGTCAAGCCCTCTCCTCATATCTACCCCGAGATTGAGGAGCCGCCGGCTTGGCCGGAACCCCAATCTGTTCCCCCACCCCTTTATCCGGCACAGGGTGCTGCGAGGGGACCCTCTGACCCTCCTGGAGCTCCGGCGGTGGAGGGACCTGCTGCAGGGACTCGAGCCGGAGGGGCGCCACCCCGGAGCGGACAGACGAGATCGCGACATTACCGCTGCGCATGTACGGCCCTCCCATACCGGGGGGCCAATTGCAGCCCCTCCAGTattggcccttttcttctgcagatctctATAATTGGAAAACTAACCATCCCCCTTTCTCGGAGGATCCCCAATGCCTCACGGCGTTAG